The Mercurialis annua linkage group LG2, ddMerAnnu1.2, whole genome shotgun sequence genome contains a region encoding:
- the LOC126670579 gene encoding cationic amino acid transporter 1-like: MASDGSGLQNRGCVCKKEDFLPKESFQSWNSYIHALSNIKTRFKDRVLARSLDNLELQEVRGESHNEMKKTLNCLDIFWFGIGVIMGAGVFVLTGEAARNDVGPAVILSYLISGITALLSVLCYNEFATELPVAGASYSYLRVELGDFVAFIAVGNILFEYIIYGAGVARSWTSYLATLFNNEPNTFRIHAPFLANNYNYLYPIAVMSSIFICIGACWSIKVLSRFNSIATIVHMFILAFIIIAGLAKANTANFTPFAPFGIRGIMKASSMLFFAYMGFDGVATLGEEIKNPGRDISLGLIGSMSVIVVLYCVLTATLSLMQPYTHIDVDAPFTVAFQATGMNWAKYIVGLGALKGMTTVLLTNVLGQSRYFTHIGRTHMAPPILASVNKRTGTPVIATVCMTVANCIVAFFTSLDVLENLLSISTLFIFSLVDLALLVRRYYVTNETLNVYKKKLIGLLGLIVASSIACAVYWAVSNGWIGYVITVPIWFFSILALQLTLNQARKPKLLGVPLVPWLPSASIALNVFIMGSIDGASFIRYSIWTGVLLVYYFLVELHASYDAAKKLQVEAAGNI; this comes from the coding sequence ATGGCTAGTGATGGCAGTGGCCTTCAGAACAGAGGATGTGTCTGCAAAAAAGAAGATTTTTTGCCGAAAGAGTCATTCCAAAGCTGGAACTCCTATATTCATGCATTGTCTAACATAAAAACCCGGTTCAAGGATCGGGTTCTGGCACGATCACTAGATAATCTCGAGCTGCAGGAAGTGCGTGGCGAAAGCCATAATGAGATGAAAAAAACTCTGAATTGCTTGGATATTTTCTGGTTTGGGATTGGAGTTATAATGGGTGCAGGGGTATTTGTACTTACTGGCGAAGCTGCTCGGAATGATGTCGGTCCTGCGGTTATACTTTCATACCTAATATCGGGCATAACTGCATTGTTATCAGTGTTATGTTACAACGAATTCGCGACGGAATTACCGGTAGCTGGAGCTTCATATTCGTATCTTAGAGTGGAGCTGGGTGATTTTGTAGCTTTCATTGCTGTTGGGAACATTTTGTTTGAGTATATTATTTATGGTGCTGGCGTGGCTCGGTCTTGGACTTCGTATTTGGCTACCCTCTTTAACAATGAACCAAACACTTTCCGCATACACGCCCCATTTCTTGCaaataattataactatttaTATCCCATTGCTGTGATGAGTTCGATCTTTATTTGTATTGGAGCATGTTGGAGTATCAAAGTTTTATCAAGATTCAACTCAATTGCTACAATAGTCCACATGTTCATCTTGGCATTCATCATCATCGCCGGTCTTGCGAAGGCGAATACTGCCAATTTCACACCTTTCGCACCTTTTGGTATTCGCGGGATTATGAAGGCATCATCTATGCTTTTCTTTGCATATATGGGATTTGATGGAGTAGCAACTTTAGGTGAGGAGATTAAAAACCCGGGTCGAGATATTTCGTTAGGACTAATTGGCTCCATGTCGGTTATTGTGGTACTTTACTGCGTTCTTACAGCAACGTTAAGCTTAATGCAACCTTACACTCATATTGATGTTGATGCGCCATTCACAGTGGCATTTCAAGCTACGGGTATGAATTGGGCAAAATATATCGTTGGATTGGGTGCGTTGAAAGGGATGACAACAGTTTTGCTAACTAATGTGCTCGGACAATCTCGATATTTCACTCATATCGGCAGAACCCACATGGCCCCGCCTATACTTGCTTCCGTCAATAAAAGAACTGGAACCCCGGTGATTGCCACAGTTTGCATGACTGTAGCAAATTGTATTGTTGCTTTCTTCACAAGCCTTGATGTTTTGGAAAACCTCTTGTCTATCTCCACCCTTTTCATATTTTCTCTTGTGGATCTTGCATTGCTGGTGAGACGATACTATGTGACTAATGAGAcattaaatgtttacaaaaagaAGCTTATTGGATTGTTGGGGTTAATCGTAGCATCCTCAATTGCCTGCGCTGTTTACTGGGCAGTCTCAAATGGCTGGATTGGTTATGTAATAACCGTACCGATTTGGTTTTTCTCCATATTAGCACTACAGCTGACACTGAATCAAGCAAGAAAGCCTAAATTGTTGGGAGTACCATTGGTGCCATGGCTGCCATCTGCTTCGATTGCTctaaatgtttttattatggGATCCATCGACGGGGCATCATTCATTAGATATTCCATCTGGACAGGGGTATTGCTTGTCTATTATTTTCTTGTGGAACTGCATGCTTCTTATGATGCAGCAAAGAAATTGCAAGTAGAAGCAGCTGGCAACATTTAG